acaattcaaaattctttctcctcttcctcctcatcttatactgtttcttctccttttttttcatctttttcttcttcatcttctccttcttatttcatattctcaatttttttatttactcaAATTAACACAATTTTTGAGTTCTGCAGATTCTTTACCATTATTCTctgcttctctttctttctGAGTTAATTGTGTTACAAATGTTATGTAATTTCAGTTCATTTATAAGTTAATTGTGTCACAATCATTatataatttcggttcatttttGAGTGAATTAAACTGCATTTAAAATCGTTGTCCTActtaattcaaaactctttcttctcaccttctactgcaataacaacaataacaacaacaacaaaagaatgatgatgagaagaaaACACGTaaaggagaaggagaaaaaggagcaggagaagaaggaggaggaggaacataaaaaagaagaagactaCAACCTTGATTGGTTGGAAGAATGATATGATATATGCACATGTAATCACATTCTTTTTAACCGAGAGTGGTTTTTTTGTTGGTACTGAGTGTACTTAGTTTACTTAAATGATAATATTGCTTGAATGTATAATAAATAAAtcagttatttttattattacagATGATTTGTGATCgtcaataatattatttgtCGAATTTTTTCAACGCTTGATTTACTCAAATTAAATACATTTACGGACGGTCAAAGTTAATTACCAACAACACCTTGGCCGTTGATAAAATTTGTGCcgcaatttatttttcaaatttattatcaaaataatattttttcaaattatttatttatatgcCACGGTTTTATATGTCCCTTCCCTTTATTCTAAATAGTTTTTGGAATCCCCTATACATTGgtacttttaagattaattgtaATGCTAGTTATTTTGGTTCTCGTGATAGTGTTGGTTTTGCTTGTATTTTTAGAGATTGTAATGGGAGTTGGCAAAGGGGATGTTTGGGAATAATTGAGAGTAATAATATTCTTCAAGGagaattgtttgctatttggagaggaTATCTCTTAGTTTGCGATGTGGGTCAACGAGATGTTATTTGTGAGACGGATTGTATGGAAGCATTTAATCTTGTTACTCAAAATGATTTTGGGTTTATTGATCCATTGGTGctcaaaataagagatatcatgCATTGGAATTGGCGTGTTGACTTTCGTTTGATTATGAGAGATGCAAACACGATGGCAGATACTGTGGCAAAGATGGCGATGAAGTTACAACTTTCGCATGTGGAGCTTCCTTCACTTTGGGAGGactttaagagtagtcttaaaTGGAACTGTCCCTTTATTTAAGTAGttccttattttatttgttttgtttttctttgtttagtttatttcagtaaaaaaaaattgctaATTACAATATATAAATGATGTTTTAACTACTGCTTGGATTGATTTAGaaggtaaaataaataaatttgttaCGATTTTAGATAGTATTAaactattaatttatttttttccagtttaatccaatttaatttgaatttattttttaatttgatttaatttaaaatattacattcaaattttaaattttcccCCTTATTTTTAATGTTATTAGACATTATCACTATCTCCTAAAATCAAGTTTCATCCAAATCAcaatagttttaaatttttttttgtcaaataaaTTAGACATACACCAAACCTAAGTATTACATTATAATATTCACCTATATTATATAGTCATACACCTAACATAAGGATTTACATCTACTCTTAACCTCGGTCAAATCTCAAACCTAAATACACCTATTGCAAGACAGGACTTTTATCACTAACCCAAGGTTTTGCACGCGGtttgaactttttttttttatttgtaccAGGATATTCATTCGGACACAAGTTCAATGATTAATTCCTTGAATATTGTAGAGATAAAATAGACGATCCTCCCAAACAAGCAACCTTCATTTTTAACCTTCAGCAAGTATCAAATTCAagaaaaatagttaaaaaacaTAGACCCTGTCCATCTGTATCAACTTATGTTAGTCATGCGGTTTGAACTTTGAATAGAAGGTAAAACACAATCTCTTATAAGACCAAGTACAGGCCCAATAGGAGCCTTGTGACCAAGCCTACCTCACGCATAGCATCTCTACGACTGACATGTCTAGCCATCAATGGAATATAATTACAAATGAAATCTAACTATAATCGTCTATTTATGTAAACTACCTGAAAATCTGAAATTGATCTCAACTAGGCATTCAATGGCCAATGGTCAATTATTAATGATCTCATAATAATTACTGATCTCTAACTATAAAATCATCTCATATTCTCATTATTCATTCGTTTCGTAATCAATTACTGATAAATATTTAATCATAATAATTGAAGTGACTGATATATTCGTAACTGACTTATAAAGTACGAATCAATAGGCACTACCACTTTTCTCAACATAGTCAAAATGTGTTGTTTCCAAGTTCTTGTCATCCTAATAATTCATCATAACCGAACAGAGTTCATCATTCATGAATCACTCACAAGTCGTACTGTTAGGAATCACGTGCATCCAAAACAAAGCCTAGTTCGTCAATTGTCTGAGAGAAGTTCTTCCGTCAGATTTGGACTGGTTTTCATTTTTAACCTATCACAGTGCATGAAAAAGCTAAAGACAGAGATAAAGAGATAAAGGCATCCCTGCAATCATCAAAGCAACACTTGCATCCTGCATGTCTAGTCCACTCTGTTCAACAGATTTTTTTATGGGTCAAAGATAGAAACTATGTCAAAAGATAAATGTTTACGGCACTTGTTTTAAATGCTACATTTTGATAATATATATTCCCCATCTCtttgtattaaaatttaatttcataataaatgataaataatttaagaaataatatttaatttggtcCTTAACATTTTTAATGTTCATTAaaataatcattaatttttaaaaataatcaaattagtctcttaatttataaattataaattttattcgTTCTATATTAATTGTCTATAATAGGGTGTTAACATAGTGTTAAAAAGTTAATTGATATTATTAACCGTAGAATAATATGAGTAAGATTTTAGTATGATTAAATAAGTGTCTTAAATTGATTATTAGACTAAAATAAGTCCAATTAACCAATTTAATTATACTAAAGTTATAgtcaaattattttattgtaatgTTCTATATAGTGTTATTAACATCATTAgttgaattagaaacaaaagAGATTTATGATTTATAAATTTACTGATCAATTTGGTTATTTTCAAAAGTTTGAGCTTGTTTTGATAAGCGCTAATAATTTCAGGATCAAACTAAACATCAGTTCAATAATTTAAtgcaatatttaaaaaaaatatgattttaaataaaatatgtcTTTAGAACatatgataaatttattattagtataaaattttaaatattttttatttattaataaatgtAAGGCATGTCAACTCTTCATGTCAAGTATTGCTTGACACTtttctggatttgcttcaatacCTCGGTCTGTCAGGATGAAGCTGAGAAATTTTTTCCCTTGAACACCAAAGACGCATTTTTCGGGGTTCGGTCTCATTTATATTTTCGGATATGCGTGAATATTTCATCAAGGTCTTGTATGTGAGGATGTCCGATCTTTGTCTTAACGaccatgtcgtcgacgtatacttcgATGTTCCTACCTATTTGCTGCTCGAAGATCTTGTTCATTAATCTCTGATATGTTGTACCTGCattctttaaaccaaaaggcatgaCATTATAGCAGTAATTACCATATTCAGTTATGAAGGCAGTTTTTTCCTGGTCCGATGGATGCATAAGGATCTGGTTATAGCCAGAATATGCATCCATGAAACTCAAAGTGCCATAGCCACAAGAATTATCTACCAAAGTGTCAATGCAGGGTAAAGGATAAGCATCTTTAGGACAGGCCTTATTTAAGTCAGTAAAGTCGGCGCACATGCGCCATTTACCGTTATTCTTTTTTACCATAATGACATTGGCCAACCAGGTCATAAATCGAATCTCTCGGATGAACTGTGCGTCGATGAGTTTGTTGACTTCCGTCATGGAGGCCAATCGTTTCTCGGTTCCGAGATTGCGTTTCTTTTGAGAAACTGGTCGGGCTGTTGGACTCACTGCTAATTTATGTGTGATTACTAACGGATTGATCCCTGGCATATCCCCAGAAGTCCAGGCAAATAGGTTGGCGTTCTGGCGTAAGAAATTAATCAGCTTTTCCTTATCCTCACTGTCGATTAATGTTCCGATAAAAGTGAACTTCGTTGGATCTTCGGTCAAGgtgacctttgtcagatcttcGTTTGGCGTGGGGCGTTCTTGAAAGTCGGCCCTCGGGTCTAGCTCGGCCAAGTTTGGTTGTTCGGATTGTATTTAGTTGACACGTGCTTCGCTGCTCCTCTTGATAGGCTTTAGGCTTGTGTTGTAGCAATGCCGAGCTTTGTGTAGATCACTGTGAATGGTTGCGATGACGTTGTCCTGCACAGAAAACTTGACACAAAGGTAAAACGTGGAAACAATTGCAGCAAATCTATTCAAAAAGGGTCTTCCTAATATAACATTATAAGGACTAAAGTAGTCTACTACGAGATATTGAATGTCTTGTGTCTTAGATAATGCTTGTTCACCGAGTGTGGTTTGTAACCACACAGAACCCAACACGGGGACTTGTTCCCCTGAAAATCCGACCAAGTCTCCTGAGTATGGCTGCAAAATGTTAGTGCTCAGTTTCATTTTCTCAAATGTGGCAAAGAATAGCACATCAGCGCTACTCCCTGGATCAAGTAGCACTTTCCGAACTATAAGGTCTCCCAATTGAATGGAGATAACCACAGGGTCATCATAGTTTGTGTGGCTGCAATTAATGTCGGCAGGGCGGAAGGTCATGTTGGGGACATCCTGAATTGGTTGAGGATTATTAGTAGTGCTTCCCACTGCCAACATAGCCCTGTAGGTTTGCTTTCTGGCCGAGCTTGTATGTCCACCTCCAGCGTAACCTCCTGAAATGCAATTGATCACACCCCTAGGTTGAGCTGGAGCTTTATCTTTCTCCCTTGACGATGGACCTATTGTGGGTTGTTCAGAGCTGGATATTGTTCTCTTCTGCATATGTCTTGCAATAAATTTGTCGAGATGTCCTTGCCGGGCCAAGCACTCTAGTAGATCCTTAGCAACTACACATTCGTCGGTTGTATGGCCGTGTTTCTGATGAAAGGTGCAGTATTTGAATTTGTCAATGTTTTTTGGTTCAGGGTAACTGCCTGCCTTTCGGGGAGGTTTAATCAGCTTTGAGTTCAGTATCTCATTAAAAATGTCGTCCCTCTTAGCGTTGAACTGGGTATATGATTCATAGCGAGGAACTGGTTTGAAGCTCTTCTTATTATCACAAGGTTTTTCATCGTCTTTGGTGGCCGATTTGTCTGCTTTTCGTGCCTGGtggagctcctcaatgtctatCTGTCCCTTGGCTTTCTCACGAAACTCAGCCAAAGTTTTGAGCTTAGTGACGGCGATGGTCTCTTGGAATTTACCTGGGCGAAGGCCGCTTTTGATGGCATGAAGGTGAACTTCGGGGTGGAGGTCGGGTATTTTCATAGCCACCTTCGTAAAACGGGTGATATAATCTTTCAGGCTTTCTTGTGATCCCTGTTTAATGGTCGTTAAATAATCAGAATCATGGAGATATATTGCAAATGCTGCGAAATGGTCTTCAAATTGCTTAGCCAACTCTTGGAAACATGATATAGAATTTGCAGGCAAAGAGCAAAACTAGTCAAATGCAGGACCATCTAAGAAAGACGGGAAACAACGACATAAAATAGGATCAGATGCACCGTTAACAATCATAATAGATCGGAATTTTTTAAGATGTTGCTTTGGGTCCCCCAAACCGTCGTATGGAGTTAAAGTCGTCGGCAGGGTGAACTGTCTGGGAAGCTAAAAGTTCATTATGTCAGCTGTGAACAGCCCTGCAGAGTTGTCGGGCTTTTCTTCCTCATCATCGGGTTGGGCTCCTTCACTCTGATGGCCCCTGTCATTCTCACTTTGAGGTGTCTCAGAGACATGAGTTAGTGCCGATTGATGGTCGTCATTCCCCTGCCGCTCGTGGTGATCGTTATTATGCTCCAAGCGAGCATTAACTAGTTGCGCGATTTGGTTTTGCATTCTCTGATTCTCCTCCGCCATCCGTTGGTTCGCTTGTTGAAGCTCAGTCACCATCTGTAGAAGCTCGGATGGGGTGGGAGGAGGAACATCAGCCATAGATAGTTACGAGGAATTCGGGGCTTATGACAAATGATATCTTAAGTTCGGCCCCACGGTGTGCGCCAAGTGTTCTTGTCTGAATGAGCCGAGGTATAGGTTGTCCTTCAGAAAGGTCGGCGAACTCCCCAGGTGGAACGTGATATACGTCGGCGGCTAGAGAACAAGGGAGGTGGAtacctgcaaaggcacttcAACGCTCAAGTCAGTAAAAAGATATGTGTGTAAAACTTTGCTCTCGAAAAGATTACGTACCTCCTGAAGCTTTCCCCTCTCTCCTTATATATGGTTGGATGAGGTTGATCATTTTGTTTGAGTCGTAACGTCTGAAGAGGGAATTTATTGCATATCTGACGTTATTGGATGAAAATTAATGCTGATTATTATAAATAGTCGGTTATGACCAAAAATTATGCGTTTTCAAACTATAACTCGTAACTGACATTTACTGGTCATATCATAAACTTTTCATAATCGCTGTATAATATTGTATCAGTTAAATGGTACCCTATTTATAAGTTAGTTGCAACTAAATTGTAATGGCCAAATCTAAATAAATATATCTggttgaaaaaaattttcaacggGTTATGTGGTCACAAAGttaactaaattaaaagaaaaaacattTTAAGAGGATAGGAAAAAGGGATAAGGGGGCCACATTCATAATTGCGAAGGGCAGACAAACTCCTCTAGAATATAAACCAGATTCAATCAAAAGATTAAGAGAGAGAATGAGAATATGTGATCGTCTAGAGATTGGTGAAGTCAAGATATATATGGAATTGGAAGTTGGAAGCAGAGTTGGACAAAACGGGGACGACCAGACCGGCCACCACAGCTTTCCAAAAGATGCGCTCTCTCTCACTATTTGCGTTGCATACTTCGATTCCCCCAACACGTACCATGCTAAAGCTTAACCTTGTCGTTCACACATTTTCCTACATTCTCACGCAACTCAAggtttttttcatttaaataaGAAACAATTTGGAAAGCCACTcatgtttaatattttttattatttaatcaatataaatattaaattatttttaataaataaattttattaatttatgtatacaaattttaataaatataaatataaattatattttttatgtacaaaTGATCTGACATTTAGATCCTTGATCAAAACTGAAACAAATAATCTGACATATGGAGCGAAAGTTGTAACCATCCTATCCCACGAAGTTTATGATTTCTGGTTCTTTACGACATTCGTTGACGCACATAAgattagatatatatatatatatatatagcattgATAACGAGTTAAAATTAAAACACGTAgcgttaaaatatttttttgttcttccaAGTGATGAATCTTGGTAATTAGATAATTACCGCTATAGTTAATTTACTTCCTTTAAATTAACTACCTGTCACTAACTCATAAATATGAATTAGTtgaaaaattattctaaaagcGTTACCAACTAATTATCTGGTTTCTCCTTTCTCCCTTTCAAAGCCACcgtctttttttcttcttttccttcgCCCGATCCAACCGAACCAAGTtttttctaattaaattaaaacccAAGAAAATTCTGGTTAAGTTCATTATCTCTTCTCCTCTCACCACCGAACGCTACATCAGGAGAAACCATGGTCACCGCTTCACACAAGAACGACTGTGAATTGGTGTTGCAAGGAGAAGGAGCCACGAAGCTTTGCTGCACCAGCTCATCCTTCTCCATCTTctattgatatatatatatttcaattcTCTCTCGAAACTGTACGAAGAGAAGGAAGGAGTCAAGAGTGGTGATTGCTCAAGACAGAGGAGAAGAAAGATGGCAATAGGGACATTATCAACTGCGTACATTATCACCAAGAAGGAGGGAGAGGCCCATTAAAGGAGCTGCAATTTGAagctaaagaagaaaattttactctttttttctGATTCCCTTAGTATTTTTCTGATTAGGTAAGAAATTAGTAACTCTACCTGTTGTTCTTCCTAATTTGAAGATTTTAGCCCCTTTTGAGCTCCAACTTCTGCAAATGAGGACCAACCCAATCAAATTTATCTCATCACAAGAATGAGACTCTTTTCTTTGTTTCACATGCAACTTAGTCACTAGCCTTGTGAACTACAAAATTCCCTAATTATGTTTGTTAGGTTTCCTGAGTTAAGGTAGCAAGAAACAGAGTTTGGTTTGTGAATCCTCCAAAAAAAAGGTAAAGATTAGAAATGTAAATTAGTTATGGATATTTGCTAGATGTAACCTTAATTGTTGATGATGAGTTAACATGATTGATGTTACTTAAAATTCTGTTAAGTGGTTGGATTATTATTGCTGAATGTAGTGCAGACTCTTAATGTTGTGAAAGTGTGATCATGTTATGTTTATTGTGTAAATTCTTGATGTTTATGAATCTGAAGCTCTTGGGCAAAATTAGGGCATAATTCATATATAAATGGTAATAAATAATGAGAATTGTTGATTGACATGAGTTAGGAACTTAGGGGGTCGGATTTGGTTATTGAAAATTAAGAAGCTTTGCTGtagaaattttgaaacaaattgGACAGcaacttaaaataaaaattgggagcaatctataaataatttttaaaccaACCTATTTTTCTATCAAATTTTAAGAAGTCAAGATTGCTCCATAAAAATTTCAGGGAATTTGGCCAAGTGGTTTGGAAGATATGATTTTTCGAAGTTTAGTGATTACTGCAAAATTTTCTTGTTCTACAGTACCAACTTCTAGATGCTATAACTTTTGATTTACTTGAAATTTTGAGTTGCTTttaaaaggattttaaaaatctATTAGTCTATTTAATTGAGAACAAGTTTCATGTCCATATCTATTTTGTAGACTTAATTAAGTCACTTGGAAGATGGGTTGCTTGCTGAAAATTCTGAATTGATTTGTGAAAACAGGGCACCACTTCcaattgataattaattaatcaaatgaAGTGATATGAACCTGAAACTTGTGGATTTTGAAACTTAGAGGTGTTGATGTAATTTCACCAAAATTTAGAAGTGACGGATTAGAATTGAAATTattgtgaaattaaaaaaaaaacaccgcTGCTGGCTGTCTTTTCTGGATCTTTATAAATGCAGTAGCAGAATTCTAAAACTTGtataaaattcaattctaaTCCAAATTTAGCAAAATCTAATTCAAATTAAAGATTAAGATCTCTAGAATTACCTTACCAAGAGAGATGGTTTGTACATAAATATTCACAACATAAGAACTACCTAGCAAAACAGCAAGATGCTGCCCCAAAAAATCTAAGGACAGCAGTCTCAGATTTTTTTCAATATCTAGCGTCAAATTACGCAGAAAATATGAGTTCTAAACCTTTGAAAACTTGAGTTCAATACAAACACGTGGACATAAAGTTTGCACGAATCCGAGTCCGTTTGTTACCTTACTTATTAAATAGAAAACTGCTTGCCAAGAAGGTATTAGGCTAAACAAGTCTGGAAAGTAAGAATGTAAGTTATCCCTAGAAAGGTTTAAAGTTAAAAGGTGATGCGGAGGTATGTATGATAAATCGGTGATGCGGAGGTGCATATGATAAAACGGTGATGTGGAGGTACGTGTAAGTAAATGGTGATGTGGAggcataaaaaaaagaaaagagaatgaGGAACAATGAACGAAACATAAATTGAGAATTGTATATTGAATGGGTCTTGTGCCAAATTGCTAATGCGAAAGTGCCTGCCTAATTGATAGCCTGAGATTGCTAATGCGAAAATGTTTGCCTAACTGATAGCCTGTCTCTTACCGTGATGCCAAGATATCCTAATTGACATGGTAAAGAAACCATATTCGGGGTTTGCCCCGAGTAACGTAGGGTTGCGGATAGACAACCGAtgcatgagctcatggcctgcgctaggaacaggcatgcatcatcATGTTTGTGCATATAAACTTCATGTGAATTATTTATAGCCCTTTTCCTAATTGTCTATACCATTTACTTGTTGTTTGTATGTTTGTGTTCTACGTTCTGTGTTTGTTCTTTTTCTGTTTCACGACAACTTTGAGACAGATATCTTAGGCTCCCCTTTTACCTTGCTGAGAACTTTAGGTTCTcacccttcttttctttctttctccccCTCCCCAGATAGGTTCGGCAGAGGAGCTCTTTGATTTTTGTTCTATTCTAAGCTATGAGGATTTGGTGCGTGGCCGAGTCTTTATATGGAGCACGCTTTGGACCACTTTCTTGGACGATGTTCGGAGATCACTCCATAGTTAGTCGCAGTGAATCTTTCGCTCCTTTTTTATGATCTTAGTATTACTTTTCCCTTGCTTTTGTAGTACTTTTAGAGGGGTAAGACATCTTAGTAGTTTGGTTCCAGTTTAGGAAACCCGTGTGAGGGTTGGGACTGACTTCTTCTTTTGCATCTGTACATATAACTTGGTGTGATACTCGGCTTATGATAGACGGCACGTATCCTTAAACTTAACTCATGTgtatatttgtatatatgtttatatatgttattttctaTTGCCATGTGTTTTTTTACATCACAACTTTAAAGAAACTAATCCTGCGAGCAACTAAACGCTAATCCACGAATAATAGTTTATTCACGATTAAACCGATAAAGGCTTCTATTAATATTTGTTTACAAAATCTGAGTCTAGAGCAAAGTAGGCCCGTACGACGAGTAACACTTGAACATTTGCCATTGGTCATGACGTGTCGAAAGTTGGGGTGTTACAGAAGTACCCTCATATTGC
Above is a genomic segment from Arachis stenosperma cultivar V10309 chromosome 1, arast.V10309.gnm1.PFL2, whole genome shotgun sequence containing:
- the LOC130964980 gene encoding uncharacterized protein LOC130964980 gives rise to the protein MKIPDLHPEVHLHAIKSGLRPGKFQETIAVTKLKTLAEFREKAKGQIDIEELHQARKADKSATKDDEKPCDNKKSFKPVPRYESYTQFNAKRDDIFNEILNSKLIKPPRKAGSYPEPKNIDKFKYCTFHQKHGHTTDECVVAKDLLECLARQGHLDKFIARHMQKRTISSSEQPTIGPSSREKDKAPAQPRGVINCISGGYAGGGHTSSARKQTYRAMLAVGSTTNNPQPIQDVPNMTFRPADINCSHTNYDDPVVISIQLGDLIVRKVLLDPGSSADVLFFATFEKMKLSTNILQPYSGDLVGFSGEQVPVLGSVWLQTTLGEQALSKTQDIQYLVVDYFSPYNVILGRPFLNRFAAIVSTFYLCVKFSVQDNVIATIHSDLHKARHCYNTSLKPIKRSSEARVN